The proteins below come from a single Nocardiopsis gilva YIM 90087 genomic window:
- a CDS encoding transglycosylase domain-containing protein, with protein MGRRGRTDSTRRPRTPRHRRTATDGAPKNGGRRLHRTRRLIARAWKPLAATSVLGLGALVAVFVVAYTQTPDPRDLQPQERALLVGSSIAYDDGGEALTVGKLKRIPVSEDQIPETVINGVLGSEQRNFYTEPGVSPVGLARAVLSGGSAGGGSTITQQMARNYYDGLSQERSYTRKVKEILISIKVGRTLPPGEILTQYLNTIYFGREAYGVQAAAQAYFGKDVEDLDAAEGAFIGAIIQQPANFENVTPGSEMEEVLKDRWAYAVDGMVAMHEDDPEHGISQAEADALEFPETVDYTPGTSLSGFKGYIKLAVERELRERYGLSDAQIAAGGYEVETSLNERLMKTAEKAFDTALPDLPEGTNKGLAAVDPATGEIRAFHGGADFVNELDHSLVQRTQAGATFQPYVLAAALEQGIGRPETRSADIPGPFGGGGRDAGGTGGATDLLQATVESADVPFVETVVKIGPESVTETARKAGVDEEQFETAAMEPSIASGTFQLTALDQASGFATFANGGLHKPRHMITKVTDVNGRVLEPVDAARLERGTRAFSAATALDATFAMNEAVHRAPGIDAVLPTGQPVAGVTGTYGNARSAWFAGYTPQLATAVSLSRPDGEPLKIPGVEEVTGGSTSAKVWTAFMAEAMQGQEVRGFGDETATHGWNQVSRRTGGS; from the coding sequence ATGGGCAGACGAGGACGGACGGACTCCACGCGACGACCGCGGACGCCGCGGCACCGGCGGACCGCCACCGATGGTGCGCCGAAGAACGGCGGTCGGCGGCTGCACCGCACCCGGCGGCTGATCGCCCGGGCGTGGAAACCGCTTGCGGCCACCAGCGTGCTGGGCCTGGGCGCACTGGTGGCCGTGTTCGTGGTCGCCTACACGCAGACGCCGGACCCCCGCGACCTCCAGCCGCAGGAACGCGCGCTGCTGGTCGGCAGCAGCATCGCCTATGACGATGGCGGTGAGGCCCTCACCGTCGGCAAGCTGAAGCGGATCCCTGTTAGCGAGGACCAGATCCCCGAGACGGTGATCAACGGCGTCCTCGGTTCCGAGCAGCGGAACTTCTATACCGAGCCGGGGGTCTCGCCCGTGGGCTTGGCGCGCGCCGTGCTGTCCGGCGGCAGCGCGGGCGGGGGCTCCACCATCACCCAGCAGATGGCGCGGAACTACTACGACGGCCTCTCCCAGGAGCGCTCCTACACCCGCAAGGTCAAGGAGATCCTGATATCGATCAAGGTCGGACGCACGCTGCCGCCCGGGGAGATCCTCACGCAGTACCTGAACACCATCTACTTCGGGCGCGAGGCCTACGGCGTCCAGGCGGCGGCCCAGGCCTACTTCGGCAAGGACGTGGAGGACCTGGACGCCGCCGAGGGCGCGTTCATCGGCGCGATCATCCAGCAGCCGGCCAACTTCGAGAACGTCACCCCCGGCTCGGAGATGGAGGAGGTCCTCAAGGACCGGTGGGCCTACGCCGTGGACGGCATGGTGGCCATGCACGAGGACGACCCCGAGCACGGCATCTCCCAGGCGGAGGCCGACGCGCTGGAGTTCCCCGAGACGGTGGACTACACGCCGGGTACGAGCCTGTCCGGCTTCAAGGGCTACATCAAGCTCGCGGTCGAGCGGGAGCTGCGCGAGCGCTACGGGCTGTCCGACGCGCAGATCGCGGCGGGCGGGTACGAGGTCGAGACGTCGCTGAACGAGCGCCTGATGAAGACCGCGGAGAAGGCGTTCGACACGGCCCTGCCGGACCTGCCGGAGGGCACCAACAAGGGATTGGCCGCGGTCGACCCGGCGACCGGGGAGATCCGCGCGTTCCACGGCGGGGCGGACTTCGTCAACGAGCTGGACCACTCGCTGGTGCAGCGCACCCAGGCGGGGGCGACGTTCCAGCCCTATGTGCTGGCGGCGGCGCTGGAGCAGGGCATCGGGCGGCCGGAGACGCGGAGTGCCGATATCCCCGGTCCCTTCGGCGGGGGCGGCCGGGACGCCGGGGGAACCGGTGGGGCGACCGACCTCCTGCAGGCGACCGTGGAATCCGCCGACGTGCCCTTTGTCGAGACCGTGGTGAAGATCGGCCCCGAGAGCGTGACCGAGACCGCGCGCAAGGCCGGGGTCGACGAAGAGCAGTTCGAGACGGCGGCCATGGAGCCGAGCATCGCGTCGGGCACCTTTCAGCTCACCGCCCTCGACCAGGCGAGCGGCTTCGCGACCTTCGCCAACGGGGGACTGCACAAGCCGCGCCACATGATCACCAAGGTCACCGACGTCAACGGGCGTGTGCTGGAGCCCGTGGACGCCGCGCGGCTGGAGCGGGGCACGCGCGCCTTCAGCGCCGCGACGGCGCTCGACGCGACCTTCGCGATGAACGAGGCGGTGCACCGCGCGCCGGGGATCGACGCGGTCCTGCCCACCGGGCAGCCGGTCGCCGGGGTGACGGGCACCTACGGCAACGCGCGGTCGGCCTGGTTCGCCGGGTACACGCCGCAGCTGGCCACCGCCGTCAGCCTGAGCCGCCCCGACGGCGAACCACTGAAGATCCCCGGGGTCGAGGAGGTCACCGGTGGCAGCACGTCAGCGAAGGTGTGGACCGCCTTCATGGCCGAGGCGATGCAGGGCCAGGAGGTGCGGGGCTTCGGCGATGAGACGGCGACCCACGGGTGGAATCAGGTCAGTCGTCGGACCGGTGGATCGTGA
- a CDS encoding ArsR/SmtB family transcription factor: MLISSGGTMDGAAVKLLGDPLRARIVRLLASEQMCTCHLIEETGARQPTISHHLKILREAGFVTAEPSGRFTYYRLSPQAIRELASSLLDLADQADRAQRLRRPCD, from the coding sequence ATGTTGATCTCCTCGGGAGGCACCATGGACGGGGCCGCCGTGAAGCTGCTCGGCGATCCACTGCGTGCACGTATCGTCCGGCTCCTCGCCAGCGAGCAGATGTGCACGTGCCACCTCATCGAGGAGACGGGCGCGCGGCAGCCCACCATCAGCCACCATCTCAAGATCCTGCGCGAGGCGGGGTTCGTCACGGCCGAGCCGTCCGGCCGCTTCACCTACTACCGGCTGAGCCCCCAGGCCATCCGTGAGCTCGCGTCCTCACTGCTGGATCTGGCCGACCAGGCCGACCGGGCGCAGCGCCTGCGCCGCCCCTGCGACTGA
- a CDS encoding arsenate reductase ArsC, which translates to MSTKPSVLFVCVHNAGRSQMAAGFLTHLSGGAVEVRSAGSEPGERINPIAAEAMREVGIDISANTPKVLTPEAVEASDVVITMGCGDTCPVFPGKRYLDWELDDPAGQPLDKVRPVRDEIRSRVERLLGELGLPART; encoded by the coding sequence ATGTCCACGAAACCCAGTGTCCTCTTCGTCTGCGTACACAACGCGGGCCGCTCCCAGATGGCGGCCGGGTTCCTGACGCACCTCTCCGGCGGCGCCGTCGAGGTGCGATCGGCCGGCTCGGAACCGGGCGAGCGGATCAACCCGATCGCCGCCGAGGCGATGCGCGAGGTCGGAATCGATATCTCCGCCAACACGCCCAAGGTCCTGACCCCCGAGGCGGTGGAGGCCAGCGACGTGGTGATCACGATGGGCTGCGGCGACACCTGCCCGGTCTTTCCGGGCAAGCGGTACCTCGACTGGGAGCTGGACGATCCGGCGGGACAGCCCCTTGATAAGGTCCGGCCGGTGCGTGATGAGATTCGCTCTCGGGTGGAGCGGCTCTTGGGCGAGCTGGGCCTGCCCGCGCGCACCTGA
- the arsB gene encoding ACR3 family arsenite efflux transporter: MTENTEAAAAPSGGAARLSTLDRYLPLWIGLAMVAGLALGSTVPGLQGALEAVQIDGVSLPIALGLLLMMYPVLAKVRYDRLDTVTRDTRLLLPSLLLNWVVGPALMFALAWIFLADLPEYRTGLIIVGLARCIAMVIVWNDLACGDREAAAVLVALNAVFQVLLFGALGWFYLEFLPGVLGLSQNGIDVSAVEIAKSVLIFLGIPLVAGYLTRRFGEGAKGRDWYEGSFLPRIGPFALYGLLFTIVILFALQGDAITSQPLDVARIAVPLLAYFGLMWGLSMLLGWAISLSYERSTTLAFTAAGNNFELAIAVAIGVFGVTSGQALAGVVGPLIEVPVLVGLVYVSLRARGFFPRRTPAEAAAAAADRT; encoded by the coding sequence ATGACGGAGAATACGGAAGCGGCAGCGGCGCCGTCGGGCGGCGCCGCCCGGTTGTCGACGCTGGACCGCTATCTTCCGCTGTGGATCGGACTGGCGATGGTCGCCGGGCTGGCGCTGGGAAGCACGGTGCCCGGGCTCCAGGGGGCCCTGGAGGCGGTGCAGATCGACGGGGTGTCCCTGCCGATCGCGCTGGGTCTGCTCCTGATGATGTACCCGGTCCTGGCCAAGGTGCGCTACGACCGGCTCGACACGGTCACCCGCGACACCCGTCTGCTCCTTCCTTCACTCCTATTGAACTGGGTCGTCGGGCCGGCGCTGATGTTCGCGCTGGCCTGGATCTTTCTGGCCGATCTCCCGGAGTACCGCACCGGCCTGATCATCGTCGGCCTGGCGCGCTGCATCGCGATGGTCATCGTGTGGAACGACCTCGCCTGCGGCGACCGCGAGGCCGCGGCCGTCCTCGTCGCGCTCAACGCGGTCTTCCAGGTGCTGCTGTTCGGCGCCCTCGGCTGGTTCTACCTCGAGTTCCTGCCTGGCGTCCTCGGCCTCTCCCAGAACGGGATCGACGTCTCGGCCGTCGAGATCGCCAAGAGCGTGCTGATCTTCCTCGGCATCCCGCTGGTGGCGGGGTACCTGACCCGCAGGTTCGGCGAGGGCGCCAAGGGGCGGGACTGGTACGAGGGCTCCTTCCTCCCCCGCATCGGCCCCTTCGCGCTCTACGGGCTGCTGTTCACCATCGTCATCCTGTTCGCCCTGCAGGGCGACGCGATCACCTCCCAGCCGCTGGACGTCGCCCGCATCGCCGTCCCGCTGCTGGCCTACTTCGGCCTCATGTGGGGGCTGTCCATGCTCCTCGGGTGGGCGATCTCGCTCTCCTACGAGCGCTCCACGACCCTGGCGTTCACCGCCGCGGGCAACAACTTCGAGCTGGCGATCGCCGTGGCCATCGGCGTCTTCGGCGTGACCTCGGGGCAGGCGCTGGCCGGGGTCGTGGGGCCGCTGATCGAGGTCCCCGTGCTCGTCGGGCTCGTCTACGTCTCCCTGCGGGCGCGCGGGTTCTTCCCGCGCCGCACGCCGGCCGAGGCCGCCGCGGCGGCCGCCGATCGGACCTGA
- a CDS encoding S1 family peptidase — MRKSPTIPALGSALLALGLVVSAAPVVSADVEPVLRDPEQLAALQRDLGLTRTEAVDLVVRERQARATERELRSALGPDFGGAVFDADTRELTVAVTDPDAAEAVRDAGAQARVVTYGEDALGRVMDELNGSVGTGYPGVTGWYPDVEQDAVVMTVLPGGSDDAQQAIAAAGVDPEAVVISEVTEPPRTFVDIVGGDPYFINDQSRCSIGFGVTEGPGATDGSDDNGGFVTAGHCGSVGSTASSSVPAEGSEATGTFVRSMFPGDDMAFVGETVNWTPTAQVRSSPEDVAGSEEASVGASVCRSGSTSGWRCGEVLAKDQTVIYEQGIVFGLTHTSACAERGDSGGPFMSDDQAQGVLSGGMGNCVEGGSTFFQPVNEILDRWNLELVTTG; from the coding sequence GTGCGAAAATCCCCCACGATCCCGGCGCTGGGCAGCGCCCTTCTTGCCCTCGGGCTGGTCGTCTCGGCAGCGCCTGTGGTCTCCGCTGACGTCGAACCCGTGTTGAGAGACCCCGAACAGCTCGCGGCGCTGCAGCGCGACCTCGGGCTCACCCGGACCGAGGCCGTCGACCTGGTGGTGCGGGAGCGCCAGGCCCGCGCCACCGAGAGAGAACTGCGCTCCGCGCTCGGACCGGACTTCGGCGGCGCCGTCTTCGACGCCGATACGCGGGAGCTGACCGTCGCGGTCACCGACCCGGACGCGGCCGAGGCCGTCCGCGACGCCGGCGCCCAAGCGCGGGTCGTCACCTATGGCGAGGACGCTCTCGGCCGGGTGATGGACGAGCTCAACGGCTCGGTCGGCACCGGCTACCCCGGCGTGACCGGCTGGTATCCGGACGTCGAGCAGGACGCCGTGGTCATGACCGTCCTGCCGGGCGGGTCCGATGACGCGCAACAGGCCATCGCGGCGGCCGGGGTGGACCCGGAGGCGGTGGTCATCTCGGAGGTCACCGAACCACCGCGGACCTTCGTCGACATCGTGGGCGGCGACCCGTACTTCATCAACGACCAGTCCCGCTGCTCCATCGGCTTCGGTGTGACCGAGGGCCCGGGCGCAACCGACGGTTCCGACGACAACGGGGGCTTCGTGACGGCGGGGCACTGCGGTTCCGTGGGGTCCACGGCCTCCTCGAGCGTTCCCGCCGAGGGATCCGAGGCCACCGGCACCTTCGTCCGCTCGATGTTCCCCGGCGATGACATGGCGTTCGTGGGCGAGACCGTCAACTGGACGCCGACGGCGCAGGTCCGCTCCAGCCCCGAGGACGTGGCCGGGTCGGAGGAGGCGAGCGTCGGCGCGTCGGTCTGCCGCTCCGGGTCCACCTCGGGGTGGCGCTGCGGAGAGGTCCTCGCCAAGGACCAGACGGTCATCTACGAGCAGGGCATCGTGTTCGGCCTCACCCACACCTCGGCCTGCGCTGAGCGGGGCGACTCCGGTGGCCCCTTCATGTCCGACGACCAGGCCCAGGGCGTGCTCTCCGGCGGGATGGGCAACTGCGTTGAGGGCGGGAGCACGTTCTTCCAGCCCGTGAACGAGATCCTGGACCGCTGGAACCTCGAGCTGGTCACCACCGGCTGA
- a CDS encoding ArsR/SmtB family transcription factor produces MLRIHFTDADLARTRVEQEPDPLWEVVMSLHRLQTRWGRRRVQDWYADVRRTLTERGLDTTVRSLLVPIAPFADYFPDFLTPDAARHGLDAGLEAVAATPRSEFDRQLEMVAERRAMPTGIRSLTEGDPRPRSELVTALRVYHDTALAPYWERIRTVSDADRIRRARDLLHGGVEGLLGGFAPLMRWEAPTLHVDYPLESDLYLGGRGIRFIPSYFCHKRPVALADQALPPVLVYPLHSGASPVGQGSPPSQSAPLSRALPLRALLGATRAEILQAVAMGMTTSELAAHLGITPAAASHHTRILRDAGLIVSTRDRHHVLHTITAAGSGLLETAAG; encoded by the coding sequence ATGCTGCGGATTCACTTCACCGACGCGGACCTCGCCCGCACCCGCGTCGAACAGGAGCCCGACCCGCTGTGGGAAGTGGTCATGAGCCTGCACCGGCTCCAGACGCGGTGGGGACGGCGCAGGGTCCAGGACTGGTACGCCGACGTGCGGCGCACGCTCACCGAACGCGGACTGGACACCACGGTCAGATCGCTGCTCGTGCCCATCGCGCCGTTCGCCGACTACTTCCCCGACTTCCTCACCCCCGACGCGGCACGGCACGGACTCGACGCCGGGCTGGAGGCGGTCGCCGCCACCCCGCGCTCGGAATTCGACCGCCAGCTCGAGATGGTCGCCGAGCGGCGCGCCATGCCCACCGGGATACGTTCACTGACTGAAGGCGACCCCCGGCCCCGCAGCGAGCTCGTCACGGCGTTGCGCGTCTACCATGACACCGCCCTGGCCCCCTACTGGGAGCGGATCCGCACGGTGAGCGACGCCGATCGCATCCGCCGCGCCAGGGACCTGCTCCACGGCGGGGTCGAGGGGCTGCTGGGCGGATTCGCGCCGCTGATGCGCTGGGAGGCGCCGACTCTCCACGTCGACTACCCCCTGGAGTCCGACCTGTATCTGGGCGGACGCGGGATCCGGTTCATCCCGTCGTACTTCTGCCACAAGCGCCCGGTCGCCCTGGCCGACCAGGCACTCCCCCCTGTGCTCGTCTACCCCCTGCACAGCGGGGCGTCCCCGGTCGGCCAGGGCTCTCCCCCCTCCCAAAGCGCTCCCCTCTCCAGAGCGCTTCCCCTGCGCGCGCTTCTGGGCGCGACGCGAGCGGAGATCCTCCAGGCGGTCGCCATGGGCATGACCACCAGTGAGCTCGCCGCCCACCTGGGCATCACCCCGGCCGCTGCCAGCCACCACACGAGGATCCTGCGGGACGCGGGACTGATCGTGAGCACCCGCGACCGCCACCACGTGCTGCACACGATCACCGCGGCCGGATCCGGCCTCCTGGAGACGGCCGCAGGGTGA
- a CDS encoding sensor histidine kinase, with protein MPDIPERPLLPRMRLDELLSDLHSRLEATLSTRDRVHSLLEAVLSIGSDLDLATVLRRLTEAAAHLVDAEYAGLGVIGEDGRFVEFIPVGVSEEEARRLALFPHGKGILAVPSRDRRALRLRDLREHADHHGFPDGHPPMRSFLGVPIQVRHEVFGNLYLTEKRGGAEFDEDDEAIVTALGTAAGVAIENARLYEETRLRERWLTASTEITTRLLSGDDTDEVLAFLAQQARAMSEADIAVVLLPDAQDRRLIAEIADGPVAAEILGTPVDMSETKCGLVYRNGTAVSVPDLRQANCPMLTHRGFGPGLLVPLGTPAHTRGVLLLGKLGARSPFNDATRRMLDAFSGQAAVALELAEARRDAERLVVLEDRDRIAKDLHDVVIQRMFASAMTLMSTIRLISDPEANERVQRTIDDLDETIREIRSTVFALQHPPTPAESSLRERILASAEGAARALGCQPGVNLEGPIDADVPEEVGEQLLAVLAEALSNVARHAHASEVHVSVEADEWLTLHVTDDGCGIPEQGRRSGLRNLAERAAALGGTFTAGPRRGGGTEVRWSVPLSPIDTASPTERCLPAMVGRPDVSPEHHREPVD; from the coding sequence GTGCCCGACATTCCCGAGCGCCCCCTGCTCCCCCGGATGCGTCTCGATGAGCTCCTGTCTGACCTGCACAGCCGGCTGGAGGCCACGCTGTCGACGCGCGATCGCGTGCATTCGCTCCTCGAAGCGGTGCTGTCGATCGGCAGCGACCTCGATTTGGCCACCGTTCTGCGGCGGCTGACCGAGGCCGCCGCGCACCTCGTCGACGCCGAGTACGCGGGTCTCGGCGTCATCGGCGAGGACGGCCGCTTCGTCGAGTTCATCCCCGTCGGCGTGAGCGAGGAGGAGGCCCGCCGGCTCGCCCTCTTCCCCCACGGCAAGGGGATCCTGGCGGTCCCCAGTCGGGACCGGCGCGCCCTGCGCCTACGCGACCTGCGGGAACATGCCGACCACCACGGCTTCCCGGACGGCCACCCGCCCATGCGCTCCTTTCTCGGCGTGCCCATCCAGGTCCGGCACGAGGTCTTCGGCAACCTCTACCTGACCGAAAAGCGGGGCGGAGCGGAGTTCGACGAGGACGACGAGGCCATCGTGACCGCGCTGGGCACCGCCGCCGGCGTCGCGATCGAGAACGCGCGGCTGTACGAGGAGACCCGGTTGCGCGAGCGGTGGCTCACCGCGTCCACGGAGATCACCACGCGGCTGCTGTCCGGGGACGACACCGACGAGGTGCTCGCCTTCCTGGCTCAGCAGGCCCGGGCGATGTCCGAGGCAGACATCGCGGTGGTGCTCCTGCCCGACGCCCAGGACCGGCGGCTCATCGCGGAGATCGCCGACGGCCCGGTCGCCGCCGAGATCCTGGGAACCCCCGTGGACATGAGCGAGACCAAGTGCGGACTGGTCTACCGCAACGGCACCGCCGTCTCCGTCCCCGACCTGCGGCAGGCCAACTGCCCGATGCTCACCCACCGCGGGTTCGGCCCGGGGCTGCTGGTGCCCCTGGGTACCCCCGCCCACACCCGCGGCGTCCTGCTGCTGGGCAAGCTGGGCGCGCGCTCCCCGTTCAACGACGCCACCCGCCGGATGCTCGACGCGTTCTCCGGCCAGGCCGCGGTGGCCCTGGAGCTGGCCGAGGCGCGCCGCGACGCCGAGCGGCTGGTCGTGCTGGAGGACCGCGACCGCATCGCCAAGGACCTGCACGACGTGGTGATCCAGCGGATGTTCGCCTCGGCCATGACGCTGATGAGCACGATCCGGCTGATCAGCGACCCGGAGGCGAACGAGCGGGTCCAGCGCACCATCGACGACCTGGACGAGACCATCCGGGAGATCCGCTCGACGGTGTTCGCCCTGCAGCACCCGCCCACGCCCGCCGAGAGCTCGCTGCGCGAGCGGATCCTGGCATCGGCCGAGGGCGCGGCGCGGGCGCTGGGCTGCCAGCCGGGGGTGAACCTGGAAGGGCCGATCGACGCGGACGTCCCCGAGGAGGTCGGGGAGCAGCTGCTGGCGGTGCTGGCCGAGGCGCTGTCGAACGTGGCCCGGCACGCCCACGCCTCGGAGGTGCACGTGTCGGTGGAGGCCGATGAGTGGCTGACCCTGCACGTCACCGACGACGGATGCGGCATTCCGGAGCAGGGGAGACGCAGCGGCCTGCGCAACCTCGCCGAGCGCGCCGCGGCGCTGGGCGGCACTTTCACGGCGGGTCCGCGGCGCGGCGGCGGCACCGAAGTGCGCTGGAGCGTGCCGTTGTCGCCGATCGACACCGCGTCCCCGACCGAGCGGTGCTTACCCGCGATGGTGGGACGACCGGACGTCAGCCCCGAGCACCACCGGGAGCCGGTCGACTAG
- a CDS encoding VOC family protein: MPGMSLGRTEQIVINAADPARVARFWAVVLGGAVVDRPDGWSYIEGTTGAEWRPRLSFQPDPAAKTERNRLHLDIRVDDIAAATAEAVAVGATAIGALETDAQGSFQVLHDPEGNEFCLVMPAS; encoded by the coding sequence ATGCCCGGCATGTCGCTGGGACGAACCGAGCAGATCGTCATCAACGCCGCGGATCCGGCACGGGTCGCGCGGTTCTGGGCCGTCGTCCTCGGCGGCGCGGTGGTCGACCGGCCGGACGGCTGGTCTTACATCGAGGGGACCACCGGAGCCGAATGGCGTCCGCGCCTGTCCTTCCAGCCGGATCCGGCGGCCAAGACCGAGCGCAACCGCCTCCATCTCGACATTCGGGTCGACGATATCGCCGCTGCGACGGCGGAGGCCGTCGCGGTCGGTGCGACGGCCATCGGGGCGCTGGAAACCGACGCGCAGGGCTCCTTCCAGGTGCTGCATGACCCGGAGGGCAATGAGTTCTGCTTGGTCATGCCGGCCTCCTAG
- a CDS encoding pyridoxamine 5'-phosphate oxidase family protein translates to MTTPDTSTDNAGLEILGRDECLRLLAAAPLGRIVFTHNALPAVQPVNFVVYGMDIVIRTSATSRLASATRDTVVAFEVDDFDVDARAGWSVTVVGNGRAVTDPEERADLERLPLHPWAPGDRSHFIRVETKVITGRRIPKETPGTAAG, encoded by the coding sequence ATGACCACGCCCGATACGTCGACGGACAACGCCGGGTTGGAGATCCTCGGCCGCGACGAGTGCCTGCGGCTGCTGGCCGCCGCACCCCTGGGGCGCATCGTGTTCACCCACAACGCCCTGCCCGCCGTCCAACCGGTGAACTTCGTCGTCTACGGCATGGACATCGTGATCCGCACGTCGGCCACCTCGCGGCTGGCCTCGGCGACCCGCGACACGGTTGTCGCCTTCGAGGTGGACGACTTCGATGTCGACGCGCGCGCGGGCTGGTCGGTGACGGTCGTGGGCAATGGCCGCGCCGTCACCGACCCGGAGGAACGCGCCGACCTGGAGCGCCTCCCGCTGCACCCCTGGGCGCCCGGGGACCGGTCGCACTTCATCCGGGTCGAGACCAAGGTCATCACCGGCCGCCGCATCCCGAAGGAAACACCGGGGACGGCCGCAGGCTAG
- a CDS encoding response regulator, giving the protein MTAGAPEQIRVFLVDDHEVVRRGIAALLEGEPDMRIVGEAGTAEQALSRIPAAAPDVAVLDVRLPGGSGVSVCREIRSRRPETACLMLTSFADDEALYDAVMAGAAGYVLKQIHGADLVGAVRTVSAGGSLLDPGSTGRMLERLRGRDPEPDPLAGLSRQERQILDLIGEGMTNREIGERLYLAEKTVKNYVSSLLSKLDLKRRTQAAILVADLRNKKR; this is encoded by the coding sequence ATGACGGCCGGGGCGCCGGAGCAGATCAGGGTGTTCCTGGTGGACGACCACGAGGTGGTGCGACGCGGTATCGCCGCCCTTCTCGAGGGCGAGCCGGACATGCGGATCGTGGGGGAGGCGGGAACCGCCGAGCAGGCGCTGTCCCGGATCCCCGCCGCCGCCCCCGACGTCGCCGTTCTCGACGTGCGGCTGCCCGGCGGATCGGGCGTCAGCGTGTGCCGTGAGATCCGGTCGCGCCGACCCGAGACCGCCTGCCTGATGCTGACCTCGTTCGCCGACGACGAGGCCCTGTACGACGCGGTCATGGCCGGTGCCGCCGGCTACGTGCTCAAGCAGATCCACGGCGCCGACCTCGTCGGGGCCGTCCGCACGGTTTCCGCGGGCGGCTCGCTGCTGGATCCCGGCAGCACCGGCCGGATGCTCGAACGCCTGCGCGGCCGGGACCCCGAGCCCGACCCGCTGGCCGGGCTCAGTCGGCAGGAACGCCAGATCCTCGACCTCATCGGGGAGGGGATGACCAACCGGGAGATCGGAGAACGGCTCTACCTGGCCGAGAAGACGGTGAAGAACTACGTGTCCAGCCTGCTGTCCAAGCTCGACCTGAAGCGTCGGACCCAGGCCGCCATCCTCGTGGCGGATCTCCGGAACAAGAAGCGATGA